One Fuerstiella marisgermanici DNA window includes the following coding sequences:
- a CDS encoding Rieske 2Fe-2S domain-containing protein has protein sequence MPNPIEVWKSEKHPFDVWPDVEKYAAAQTPMKAIDTPDLERMKWHGLFYRKRDEPGRYMTRIRVTAGELSADQAREIAFIAYELGHGIVDITTRANVQVQGLEIEHLPAVVSRLEHVGLSAKQTGHDNIRNVFAHPFSGLQHDELIDTRQLCHDVTEVFLDSREYSDLPRKLNICLNGTDSHSAHFWTQDLSFLATEVDGEVLFHVLLAGTQGQNPRLAWHLPVLVRPDQVVDVTRSILDLFKAKGTREKRNKSRLRFLIEDIGIGGVLEWLEQDLPFPLQPCVGEPIPASSHDELVGWFRQTDAKLWTMGISIPLGRMTWRQLEGLALLSKKWGNGQLRTTHEQGIAVINIPTGFKNAAATDAAALGLTVQADPFELNTMACTGSQFCNIAVTETKGHMFQLIEKLRKRALKLHGIRIHMSGCPSSCAQHFTADIGLKGVRVRRLIGTREGFDVFLGGGLAGQVHMGLPYKLGVDVDQLPNLVEDVVNEFYLKHRSGQTFSAYWREKLQAAEAAKVGDEEYKVPVWLCEACDFHHNGEDPPVFCPSCAGLRRNFARLEDGTSDAAEAVSEGDSLPPVRDDGFLFAAKNSDLTSGAGLTVEVQGIEYALFRVGDKVRCIDSACPHEGASLADGELRDDVVVCPWHSWEFDTCTGCSLEPKGNDVSSYETLIDGGNIFIKPQAAKAMPVNSAATSVLDRIKGSGSARPKAVKPVEAVLQVVDVIQETPDVKTFRLNNADGAIPFDHPGKFAKVCIPSDDGDVWRSFTISSRPGDKHYLDLTMKLNPVGQVTRYLFDNVGPGDSIRLKGAQGGFFLDTQQHPEPLVLVSAGSGITPMMSIVRSLVAAESQRPVTFLYGARTEADIIFRKECEQLAQDHSWFKYRVSLSMPGESWTGSHGRIDGPQVLSAVNEPTACRYFLCGPNEFMESLVEELKHANVPAERIHTEQFHAVKTPATI, from the coding sequence ATGCCCAACCCTATCGAAGTTTGGAAGTCCGAAAAGCATCCGTTCGACGTCTGGCCCGACGTCGAAAAATATGCCGCCGCGCAGACGCCGATGAAGGCCATCGACACGCCTGATCTGGAGCGTATGAAATGGCATGGGTTGTTTTACCGAAAACGCGATGAGCCGGGTCGCTACATGACTCGTATTCGCGTGACGGCTGGCGAACTGTCGGCCGATCAAGCTCGCGAAATTGCATTCATCGCGTACGAACTTGGCCACGGCATCGTCGACATAACAACGCGAGCCAACGTGCAGGTACAGGGGCTGGAAATTGAGCACCTGCCCGCTGTCGTATCGCGACTCGAACACGTCGGGCTTTCTGCAAAGCAAACCGGACACGATAACATTCGCAACGTGTTCGCTCATCCTTTCAGCGGTTTGCAACATGATGAACTCATCGACACACGGCAGCTATGCCATGATGTCACCGAAGTGTTTCTGGACAGCCGCGAATATTCAGACCTGCCGCGCAAACTGAACATCTGCTTAAACGGGACCGATTCGCATTCGGCTCATTTCTGGACTCAGGACTTGAGTTTCCTGGCGACTGAAGTCGATGGCGAAGTGCTGTTTCATGTTTTGCTGGCGGGAACTCAGGGCCAGAATCCTCGGCTTGCCTGGCATCTGCCCGTGCTTGTCCGGCCGGATCAGGTCGTGGACGTAACGCGCTCCATTCTTGACCTGTTCAAGGCCAAAGGGACTCGTGAAAAACGAAACAAGTCACGGCTGCGTTTTCTGATCGAAGACATCGGGATCGGCGGTGTGCTGGAATGGCTCGAACAGGATCTGCCGTTCCCATTGCAGCCTTGTGTGGGGGAACCGATTCCGGCATCCAGTCATGATGAGCTGGTCGGGTGGTTTCGCCAGACTGATGCGAAACTCTGGACGATGGGGATTTCCATTCCGCTCGGGCGCATGACGTGGCGTCAGCTGGAAGGCCTGGCCCTGCTCAGCAAAAAGTGGGGCAACGGACAGTTGCGGACAACTCACGAACAGGGCATTGCCGTCATTAACATCCCTACCGGCTTCAAAAACGCAGCGGCCACCGATGCTGCAGCGCTGGGGCTGACTGTTCAGGCCGATCCCTTCGAGCTGAATACAATGGCATGCACCGGAAGTCAGTTCTGCAACATCGCTGTGACCGAAACCAAGGGGCACATGTTTCAGCTGATTGAAAAACTGCGCAAGCGAGCTCTGAAGCTGCATGGCATTCGGATTCACATGAGCGGTTGTCCGTCCAGTTGTGCTCAGCACTTTACCGCTGACATCGGACTGAAGGGAGTTCGCGTGCGACGGTTGATCGGCACGCGCGAAGGTTTCGATGTGTTTCTGGGCGGCGGGCTGGCGGGGCAGGTTCACATGGGACTGCCATACAAACTCGGGGTCGACGTCGATCAGTTGCCAAACCTGGTGGAAGATGTTGTTAACGAATTCTATCTGAAGCACCGCTCCGGCCAGACCTTCAGCGCGTATTGGCGTGAAAAACTGCAGGCCGCAGAGGCTGCCAAAGTGGGTGACGAAGAGTACAAAGTTCCTGTGTGGTTGTGCGAAGCGTGTGACTTCCATCACAACGGTGAAGACCCGCCCGTGTTCTGCCCCAGTTGCGCAGGCCTGCGTCGAAATTTCGCTCGCCTGGAAGATGGAACAAGCGACGCGGCAGAAGCGGTTTCAGAAGGCGACAGCTTGCCTCCTGTTCGCGACGATGGTTTTCTGTTCGCGGCGAAGAATTCTGACCTGACGTCAGGTGCAGGGCTAACTGTGGAAGTTCAGGGGATTGAATACGCCCTGTTTCGTGTCGGCGACAAAGTTCGTTGCATCGATTCGGCGTGTCCACATGAAGGTGCATCTTTGGCAGACGGCGAATTGCGTGATGACGTGGTTGTTTGTCCGTGGCATAGCTGGGAATTCGATACCTGCACCGGGTGCAGCCTGGAACCCAAGGGGAATGACGTCAGTTCGTATGAAACGCTGATCGATGGTGGCAACATCTTCATTAAGCCGCAGGCAGCGAAGGCCATGCCGGTGAATTCAGCGGCGACTTCGGTTTTGGATCGCATCAAGGGCAGCGGTTCGGCGCGTCCGAAGGCAGTGAAGCCGGTTGAGGCTGTGCTGCAGGTTGTTGATGTCATTCAGGAAACGCCGGACGTGAAAACGTTTCGCCTGAATAACGCAGATGGCGCGATCCCGTTCGACCATCCGGGCAAGTTTGCGAAAGTGTGCATTCCGTCAGATGATGGTGATGTGTGGCGAAGCTTCACCATCAGTTCGCGTCCGGGCGACAAGCACTACCTCGATCTGACGATGAAACTGAACCCTGTTGGTCAGGTTACGCGATACCTGTTCGACAACGTCGGTCCGGGCGATTCCATTCGATTAAAGGGGGCTCAAGGCGGCTTCTTTCTGGATACTCAACAGCATCCCGAACCGCTCGTGCTGGTGTCGGCGGGCAGCGGTATCACGCCAATGATGTCGATTGTTCGGTCGTTGGTGGCTGCTGAAAGTCAGCGACCGGTTACGTTTTTGTATGGGGCTCGCACCGAAGCCGACATCATCTTCCGCAAAGAATGCGAACAACTTGCGCAGGACCATTCGTGGTTCAAATACCGAGTTTCGTTGTCGATGCCTGGCGAATCATGGACTGGATCACACGGACGAATTGATGGCCCGCAGGTTTTGTCAGCGGTGAACGAGCCGACGGCGTGCCGGTACTTCCTGTGTGGCCCAAATGAATTTATGGAGAGTCTGGTTGAAGAGCTGAAGCACGCGAACGTGCCTGCTGAGCGGATTCATACGGAGCAATTTCACGCCGTAAAAACGCCGGCCACGATTTGA
- a CDS encoding molybdopterin oxidoreductase family protein codes for MTEPSTLPPAPADSKTPIYRTLRNLLHQQRGPLTRELLLEPGNFGLGQVPARVRPDATTDMVCGYCSTGCSLRVHLKDGEATNLTPATEYPVNLGMACPKGWEALSVLDSPDRATRPLLRDQTGRLNPIDWDSAMTTFTDRFKAIQAEHGPHSVAFLSTGQMATEEMAFLGALTKFGMGLLHGDGNTRQCMATAVVAYKQAFGFDAPPYTYADFEESDVIVLVGSNLCIAHPIMWERVMRNPHSPEIIVVDPRMTETAMNASQHLAAAPKSDLSLMYGIARILIDNDWVDRDYIDQHTNDFEAFAEHVATFTDERVTADTGLSAKQLHRFAETIHNGQRVSFWWTMGVNQSHQGTRTAQAIINLALMTGNIGRPGTGANSVTGQCNAMGSRLFSNTTNLLGGHDFTSAEHRRKIADILQIDEALIPRENSLPYNEIMEGILRGKIKGLWVVCTNPAHSWINQNQCRDILDRLDFLVVQDMYSTTETANMADLILPAAGWGEKEGTLINSERRIGALKKVRKAPGEALSDFNIFKLVAHYWGCGEMFREWDSPEAVFRILQRCSEGQPCDITGIEGYSQIDATGGIQWPFAKSEGDKQKAEVAAERRLFADGQFFHPDGRAKFLFEAPRPLTEPPSRNFPFILLTGRGTVAQWHTQTRTGKSAVLRKLSPQQIFVEINPADARALALEPGDMATVASQRGRLQARTVCTHSVQPGHVFIAMHYEAANQLTDAVFDPYSKQPAYKACAVQVSRVHGYNESR; via the coding sequence ATGACTGAACCTTCCACGCTGCCACCCGCGCCGGCCGACTCAAAGACACCAATCTACCGGACCTTGCGCAACCTCCTGCATCAACAACGCGGGCCGCTTACGCGCGAACTGTTGCTGGAACCGGGGAACTTCGGACTGGGCCAGGTTCCCGCAAGAGTTCGTCCGGATGCCACCACGGATATGGTGTGCGGTTACTGTTCCACCGGCTGCAGTTTGCGAGTTCACCTCAAAGACGGCGAAGCGACCAATCTGACTCCGGCGACTGAGTATCCCGTCAACCTTGGCATGGCGTGCCCGAAAGGTTGGGAAGCGCTTAGTGTGCTGGATTCGCCCGATCGAGCAACCAGGCCTCTGCTGCGTGACCAGACCGGGCGGCTGAATCCCATCGACTGGGACTCCGCCATGACCACGTTCACCGATCGCTTCAAGGCTATTCAGGCGGAACACGGCCCGCACTCTGTTGCCTTTCTGAGTACCGGTCAAATGGCCACGGAAGAGATGGCGTTTCTGGGAGCGTTGACGAAATTCGGCATGGGGCTGCTGCACGGTGACGGGAATACTCGGCAGTGCATGGCGACGGCGGTCGTCGCGTATAAACAGGCATTCGGTTTTGATGCTCCGCCCTATACGTACGCCGACTTCGAGGAATCCGATGTCATCGTGCTGGTCGGCAGCAACCTGTGTATCGCTCATCCCATCATGTGGGAACGAGTCATGCGGAACCCGCATTCGCCTGAAATAATCGTTGTCGATCCGCGAATGACCGAAACCGCCATGAACGCAAGTCAGCATCTTGCGGCTGCTCCAAAGTCGGATCTGTCTTTGATGTATGGCATCGCTCGCATTCTGATCGACAACGACTGGGTGGATCGCGACTACATCGATCAACATACGAACGACTTCGAAGCCTTCGCCGAACATGTGGCGACGTTCACGGACGAACGAGTGACCGCAGACACCGGTCTCAGTGCGAAGCAGCTTCACCGGTTTGCGGAAACGATCCACAACGGCCAGCGCGTGTCGTTTTGGTGGACGATGGGTGTGAACCAAAGTCATCAGGGAACTCGCACGGCTCAGGCCATCATCAATCTCGCTTTGATGACGGGGAATATCGGCCGTCCGGGTACCGGAGCCAACAGCGTCACGGGCCAATGCAACGCAATGGGTTCGCGACTGTTTAGCAACACGACCAACCTGCTGGGCGGGCACGATTTTACCAGTGCCGAACATCGTCGCAAGATCGCTGACATTCTGCAGATCGATGAAGCCCTGATTCCACGCGAAAACAGTTTGCCGTACAACGAAATCATGGAAGGCATTTTGCGAGGAAAGATCAAGGGGCTGTGGGTAGTGTGTACGAACCCCGCTCATTCGTGGATCAACCAGAACCAGTGCCGCGACATTCTGGATCGCCTTGATTTTCTGGTCGTACAGGACATGTATTCAACAACAGAAACTGCAAACATGGCGGACCTGATTCTGCCGGCCGCTGGTTGGGGCGAAAAAGAAGGCACGCTGATCAATTCCGAACGCCGCATAGGCGCGCTTAAGAAAGTTCGCAAAGCGCCGGGCGAGGCGCTCTCGGATTTCAATATCTTCAAACTCGTGGCACACTACTGGGGTTGCGGCGAGATGTTTCGCGAATGGGATTCTCCCGAGGCTGTGTTTCGGATTTTGCAGCGTTGTTCCGAAGGGCAGCCGTGCGACATTACGGGGATTGAAGGTTATTCGCAGATTGACGCGACGGGCGGGATTCAATGGCCGTTTGCGAAATCGGAGGGCGATAAGCAGAAGGCGGAGGTGGCGGCCGAACGACGACTGTTTGCCGACGGCCAATTTTTTCACCCGGACGGACGCGCCAAATTTTTGTTCGAAGCACCTCGACCACTGACCGAACCGCCGAGCCGGAACTTCCCGTTCATCCTGCTCACGGGCCGTGGCACGGTCGCTCAGTGGCACACTCAGACGCGCACCGGAAAATCGGCCGTGCTGCGAAAGCTGAGCCCTCAGCAGATCTTCGTCGAAATCAATCCAGCCGACGCGCGGGCGCTGGCGCTCGAACCGGGCGACATGGCGACCGTGGCTTCACAGCGAGGTCGCCTGCAGGCGCGAACAGTCTGCACTCACAGCGTTCAGCCTGGCCACGTCTTCATCGCGATGCATTATGAGGCGGCCAACCAGCTGACGGATGCCGTCTTCGACCCGTATTCGAAACAGCCCGCATATAAAGCCTGCGCTGTGCAGGTTTCGCGAGTTCACGGCTACAACGAATCTCGCTGA
- a CDS encoding ISL3 family transposase, whose amino-acid sequence MQGTDFYEQILGLTGPWFVADVQLDMEAQQVDVFVEHGEGETFCCPDCDRQLPCYDHTKSRQWRHLDTMQFATILHARTPRVKCPDHGVKQIRLPWAEKNSRFSLFFERFAIDVLLATQTVKGACSILGISWDESWHILQKAVARGKDRKQSKNLPRIGIDEKAFRKRHNYVTLIYDLDKSTVEAISDGHDTAAADACFDQLSDSEKQSVEAVAMDMSAAYVKSTKGNIALAEQKIVHDRFHIMKLATEAVDKVRRSEQKKLRAEGDDRLTGTRYLWLSGQENLSEKQQERFDAAWKAELLTGKAWAYKEMLRDLWVHDTPAEATTFFNDWYKRVIHTKLEPMKKVARTIKERLANVVSYCTHGITNAVAEGMNSKIMAIKRRVGGYRNRDNFKTAILFYCGGLDLYPQ is encoded by the coding sequence ATGCAGGGAACAGACTTTTACGAACAGATTTTGGGACTGACGGGGCCGTGGTTTGTGGCGGACGTTCAGCTGGATATGGAAGCTCAACAGGTCGACGTTTTCGTCGAACATGGCGAGGGCGAAACTTTTTGCTGTCCGGATTGCGACAGGCAGCTGCCGTGCTATGACCACACGAAGTCTCGCCAATGGCGGCATCTGGACACGATGCAATTTGCGACCATCCTTCATGCCCGCACGCCTCGCGTGAAGTGCCCGGATCATGGCGTCAAACAGATCAGGCTTCCCTGGGCGGAAAAGAACAGCCGCTTCTCATTGTTCTTTGAACGCTTCGCCATCGACGTTCTTCTGGCCACACAAACCGTGAAAGGGGCGTGCAGCATTCTGGGGATCTCATGGGATGAATCGTGGCACATTCTGCAGAAGGCGGTGGCTCGCGGGAAGGATCGCAAACAATCGAAGAACCTCCCTCGAATCGGCATCGACGAGAAAGCCTTTCGAAAACGACACAACTACGTCACGCTGATCTATGACTTGGACAAGAGCACTGTCGAAGCGATTTCCGATGGTCATGACACGGCAGCCGCTGATGCCTGTTTCGATCAGCTTTCCGACAGTGAAAAGCAGTCTGTGGAGGCGGTTGCGATGGACATGAGTGCCGCATACGTCAAGAGCACCAAAGGCAACATTGCATTGGCCGAACAGAAGATTGTGCACGACCGCTTTCACATCATGAAGCTGGCAACCGAAGCCGTCGACAAGGTCCGTCGGTCGGAGCAGAAGAAGCTTCGCGCCGAAGGCGATGATCGATTGACGGGAACTCGGTATCTGTGGCTTTCAGGCCAGGAGAATCTCAGCGAAAAACAGCAGGAACGCTTTGATGCCGCATGGAAGGCAGAGTTACTCACGGGCAAAGCGTGGGCCTACAAGGAGATGCTGCGAGACCTCTGGGTTCATGACACTCCGGCAGAGGCCACGACGTTCTTCAATGACTGGTACAAGCGAGTCATCCACACAAAGCTGGAGCCAATGAAGAAAGTCGCTCGCACGATCAAAGAACGCTTAGCCAATGTGGTGAGCTACTGCACTCACGGAATCACAAACGCCGTCGCCGAAGGAATGAACAGCAAAATCATGGCCATCAAACGAAGAGTCGGCGGATACCGAAACCGCGACAACTTCAAAACCGCCATCCTCTTCTACTGCGGAGGACTCGACCTCTACCCACAATAA
- a CDS encoding DmsC/YnfH family molybdoenzyme membrane anchor subunit: protein MSSTELQPPPNSHHDANTASLLPIIDAPASPPEPFDLIGALLKDQQTLSAVDVFSQEHSSGLPAQAKYYNKLLPASSPGAGQQYGFEVDLDLCSGCKACVTACHSLNGLDEQETWRDVGLLLGGTAANPIMQHVTTACHHCLEPGCMTACPVDAYEKDPVTGIVKHLDDQCFGCQYCTLACPYDVPKYNAAKGIVRKCDMCSDRLAVGEAPACVQACPHEAIAIKVVDNQQVIEAAETDHFLPGAPDPQMTLPTTHFKTSRVFPRNTLPADYHAVNPQHPHWPLIIMLVLTQLSVGAFIVGQVLEAVIDSSLLTEFRQLHSTSALGFGLLALAASTMHLGRPQYAFRAIIGLRHSWLSREIVAFGAFAVAAVTFAALCWLDSSSPWIPALSWLVSLTGVAGVFCSVMIYVFTGREFWSFGPTLMKFGLTGAVLGLTATWLSLLVFGIFVDATSADALLQQIGPSLLRALVVAATAKLVLEGSLLRHLWHRRQSPLKRSARLIAGPLAGAMFARCACGVLGGIVMPLFLLNELSTAEPRAALIGISVTMTFVACVVGETLERYQFFAACAAPRMPGKLAE from the coding sequence ATGTCTTCGACGGAACTGCAACCACCACCCAACAGCCATCACGACGCGAACACAGCGTCGCTGCTGCCGATCATCGATGCGCCTGCCAGTCCTCCCGAACCGTTCGACCTGATTGGGGCGTTGCTGAAGGACCAGCAGACTTTATCAGCCGTAGACGTGTTCTCACAGGAGCACTCAAGCGGACTGCCGGCACAAGCGAAGTACTACAACAAGCTGTTGCCCGCATCTTCGCCGGGTGCGGGGCAGCAGTACGGATTCGAAGTTGATCTGGACCTGTGTTCCGGCTGCAAAGCGTGTGTCACGGCCTGCCATTCTTTAAACGGTCTGGACGAGCAGGAAACGTGGCGTGACGTAGGGTTGCTGCTGGGTGGGACGGCGGCGAATCCAATAATGCAGCATGTGACGACAGCCTGTCATCACTGTCTGGAACCGGGCTGCATGACGGCGTGTCCCGTCGACGCGTATGAAAAAGATCCGGTTACTGGCATTGTTAAGCATCTTGATGATCAGTGCTTTGGCTGCCAGTATTGCACGCTGGCCTGTCCGTACGACGTCCCGAAATACAACGCCGCCAAAGGCATCGTGCGGAAGTGCGATATGTGCAGCGATCGCCTTGCCGTTGGAGAAGCTCCGGCGTGCGTTCAGGCGTGCCCTCACGAAGCCATCGCGATCAAAGTTGTGGACAATCAACAGGTGATCGAAGCAGCGGAAACTGATCATTTTCTGCCGGGTGCTCCCGATCCGCAGATGACGTTGCCGACCACACACTTCAAAACGTCGCGTGTCTTTCCTCGAAACACGCTGCCAGCCGACTACCACGCCGTCAACCCGCAACACCCGCACTGGCCGCTGATTATCATGCTGGTGCTGACTCAGTTGTCCGTCGGAGCGTTCATTGTCGGTCAGGTGCTGGAAGCCGTCATCGATTCGTCGTTGCTGACGGAGTTTCGTCAACTGCATTCAACGAGTGCTTTGGGTTTTGGGCTATTGGCGCTGGCCGCCAGCACCATGCACCTGGGCCGGCCTCAGTATGCGTTTCGTGCCATCATTGGCCTGCGACATTCGTGGCTGAGCCGTGAGATCGTCGCCTTCGGAGCGTTTGCCGTAGCAGCAGTGACATTCGCGGCGTTGTGCTGGTTGGATTCGTCTTCGCCATGGATTCCCGCGCTAAGCTGGCTGGTGAGTCTCACAGGCGTGGCCGGCGTGTTTTGTTCCGTGATGATTTATGTGTTTACCGGTCGTGAATTCTGGAGCTTCGGGCCGACGCTGATGAAGTTTGGTCTGACTGGCGCGGTGCTCGGGCTGACCGCAACATGGCTGTCGCTGTTGGTGTTTGGCATCTTTGTTGACGCCACGTCTGCCGACGCATTGCTGCAACAAATCGGCCCTTCTCTGCTAAGAGCACTGGTGGTCGCTGCCACGGCAAAGCTGGTGTTGGAAGGTTCTTTGTTGCGTCATTTGTGGCACAGGCGACAGTCACCGCTGAAACGATCGGCCCGGTTGATTGCGGGGCCGCTGGCCGGAGCGATGTTTGCTCGTTGTGCGTGCGGAGTCCTGGGCGGCATTGTGATGCCCCTGTTTCTGTTGAACGAACTCTCGACGGCCGAACCGCGAGCAGCATTGATTGGGATCAGCGTCACGATGACATTTGTGGCGTGCGTTGTGGGCGAAACACTGGAACGTTACCAATTTTTTGCCGCGTGCGCGGCTCCGCGAATGCCGGGCAAGCTGGCGGAGTGA